Proteins encoded together in one Chitinophaga sp. LS1 window:
- the cobN gene encoding cobaltochelatase subunit CobN, which yields MHLIPTIPGGWNPNGDGVFHIQQSIGDVVFLSAADTEIHSLSNAYRELHQTHTQLPSLRIANLVYLKQELTIDKYVEEVISHAKLVICRLLGGRNYYPYLFEAISIACEQQSIPVLFLPGYDAPDVELLNSSTVDVKIADTLWKYCCAGGKHNLKNGLAYIFHHCFNKDLQFAPPQKIADLFLFHPEKGMIPPGDYIADVAILVYQTHYLADNLAPVYYLIKALAVKGLKPVIAFVSNLRDQHSLQELESLLKGKVKVLINTTSFSIKSMDKDESFLFDNLDVPVIQGIFAACTKEVWEQNLFGLTPVDVAMNIALPEIDGRIITTAISFKSSMGKDVLTDSDILQYSTHEEGCDFVVAFANNWIQLGKKEQKDKHIALIMPNYPNKDSRLANGVGLDTPASIVEILHALKTAGYDTGDYIPANSGELIGLITHYVTNDTDTTLYRPYQISIDKDRFQEYFEQLSPLLKEKILQQWGPSQEEDFIIPGCLLGNVFVSIQPARGYNQDEKAIYHSPDLPPTYRYLAYYCWVNEVFKADALIHCGKHGNLEWLPGKSVALSKESCFPAVLLSPVPHFYPFIVNDPGEGTQAKRRTHAIIIDHLIPPMTRAENYGTLTKLEHLIDEYYEAFSVDPKRTAVIRAQITQLVKEADLETDLQAAVSDMDTLLLKLDGYLCELKEAQIRDGLHILGKAPVDEQLIDLLIALHRVPVAGQKGITQVPAEEMGLGFDPLGGDYEMAFKSEHLLFRGCRNRGDAVEVLEGVVKEMLKGMGMLDGEGLLKGERMLSGHHILQGEDYHLPATKAYCHNILTHTLPKIQRTTEEITNLLHGLDAGYVPSGSSGAPTRGRMDVLPTGRNFYSVDVRAIPTQAAYTLGVKSANLIISRYMQEQGDYPESIGLSVWGTSTMRTGGDDIAQALALMGVQPVWQAANRRVSDFEIIPLIQLRRPRIDVMLRISGFFRDAFPDVISLLNAVVEKVALLDEPLEQNPIRKRYLAEKQEWLNKGLDETKAHKRSLFRVFGSKPGAYGAGLQAVIDEKNWQTREDLAKIYINWSGYAYGADRTGESAHEVFEKRLSDLQIVMHNQDNREHDILDSDDYYQFQGGLANAVETIKGEQPSIYFGDHARPETPRIKSLKEELLKVYRSRVVNPKWIAGVKRHGYKGAFEMAATMDYLFAYDATTNMVDDFMYEGITQEYLFNEANRQFIEQANPWALKDMTERMLEAIQRGMWQTPKPETLEKLQSMFVDME from the coding sequence ATGCACCTGATCCCAACAATCCCCGGTGGGTGGAATCCCAACGGGGATGGGGTCTTCCACATACAGCAATCAATAGGAGACGTCGTATTCCTCTCTGCTGCCGATACGGAGATCCATTCACTGAGCAATGCTTATAGGGAGTTACACCAAACCCACACACAGCTCCCGTCCCTGCGAATTGCCAACCTGGTATACCTGAAGCAGGAACTGACCATCGATAAATATGTAGAGGAGGTGATCAGCCATGCAAAGCTGGTGATCTGTCGCCTGTTAGGTGGCAGGAATTACTACCCGTATTTGTTTGAAGCTATCAGCATTGCCTGTGAACAGCAAAGTATTCCCGTACTCTTCCTGCCGGGTTATGACGCGCCGGATGTAGAATTGCTGAATAGTTCCACTGTGGATGTGAAGATTGCTGATACCTTATGGAAATACTGTTGTGCCGGTGGAAAGCATAACCTGAAGAATGGGTTGGCTTATATATTTCATCATTGCTTTAATAAAGATTTACAATTCGCACCTCCTCAAAAAATTGCGGATCTGTTTTTATTTCATCCGGAGAAGGGAATGATCCCGCCGGGGGATTATATAGCAGATGTAGCCATCCTTGTTTACCAAACGCATTATCTGGCGGATAATCTGGCGCCGGTGTATTATTTAATAAAGGCGTTGGCAGTTAAAGGGCTGAAGCCTGTGATTGCTTTTGTGAGCAATCTTCGTGATCAGCATAGTTTACAGGAACTTGAATCTTTATTGAAAGGAAAGGTAAAAGTGTTGATCAACACGACCAGCTTTTCAATTAAGTCTATGGATAAGGATGAAAGTTTCTTATTTGATAATCTTGATGTACCTGTTATACAGGGCATCTTTGCTGCCTGTACAAAAGAGGTATGGGAGCAGAATCTATTTGGTCTGACACCAGTAGATGTGGCGATGAATATTGCATTGCCGGAGATAGATGGTCGCATTATTACGACGGCTATTTCTTTTAAATCTTCTATGGGCAAGGACGTGTTGACGGATTCAGATATTCTGCAATATAGTACGCATGAGGAAGGGTGTGATTTTGTGGTGGCTTTTGCAAATAATTGGATACAGCTTGGTAAGAAGGAACAAAAAGATAAACATATTGCCCTTATTATGCCGAACTATCCAAATAAGGATAGTCGTTTGGCAAATGGGGTAGGATTAGATACACCTGCGAGTATTGTGGAGATCCTGCATGCGTTGAAAACAGCAGGGTATGATACGGGAGATTATATTCCTGCTAACAGCGGGGAGTTGATCGGGCTGATCACGCATTATGTTACGAATGATACGGATACTACGCTTTATCGTCCTTATCAGATTAGTATAGACAAGGATCGGTTTCAGGAATATTTTGAGCAGTTATCACCATTGCTTAAAGAGAAGATCCTTCAGCAATGGGGGCCTTCACAGGAAGAGGATTTTATTATTCCAGGGTGTTTGTTGGGGAATGTCTTCGTGAGTATTCAGCCTGCGCGCGGTTATAATCAGGATGAGAAGGCTATTTACCACTCGCCTGATTTACCGCCTACTTATAGATACCTTGCTTATTACTGTTGGGTGAATGAGGTGTTCAAAGCAGATGCTTTGATTCATTGTGGTAAGCATGGAAACCTGGAATGGTTGCCGGGAAAGAGTGTGGCATTGAGCAAGGAGAGTTGTTTCCCGGCTGTGTTGTTAAGTCCTGTTCCGCATTTCTATCCGTTCATAGTGAATGATCCGGGGGAAGGAACGCAGGCAAAGCGCAGGACACATGCTATTATTATAGATCACCTGATTCCGCCCATGACGAGAGCGGAGAATTATGGTACGTTGACTAAGCTGGAACATTTGATTGATGAATATTATGAAGCGTTTAGTGTGGATCCGAAGCGTACGGCGGTGATTCGTGCGCAGATCACACAGTTGGTGAAGGAGGCGGATCTGGAAACAGATCTGCAGGCAGCGGTTTCTGATATGGATACGTTGTTGTTGAAGCTGGATGGGTATTTGTGTGAATTGAAAGAGGCGCAGATCCGGGATGGATTGCATATTTTGGGGAAGGCACCAGTGGATGAGCAGCTGATTGATTTGCTGATAGCATTGCATAGGGTGCCTGTGGCGGGGCAGAAGGGGATTACGCAGGTGCCGGCTGAGGAGATGGGGTTAGGATTTGATCCTTTGGGAGGGGATTATGAGATGGCTTTTAAAAGTGAGCATTTGTTGTTTAGGGGGTGTAGGAACAGGGGGGATGCAGTGGAGGTGTTGGAGGGGGTTGTGAAAGAGATGCTGAAGGGTATGGGGATGTTGGATGGGGAAGGTCTTTTGAAAGGTGAGAGGATGCTGAGTGGTCATCATATCCTGCAAGGCGAAGACTACCATCTTCCAGCGACCAAAGCTTATTGTCACAATATCCTTACTCATACCTTACCAAAGATTCAACGTACTACGGAGGAAATCACCAACCTCTTACACGGTTTAGACGCTGGTTATGTTCCCAGTGGTAGCTCCGGCGCACCTACACGTGGTCGTATGGATGTATTGCCAACAGGAAGAAATTTCTATTCTGTAGATGTCCGGGCTATACCCACACAGGCCGCTTACACACTGGGGGTAAAAAGCGCGAACCTTATCATCAGTCGTTACATGCAGGAGCAGGGGGATTATCCTGAATCTATAGGGCTTTCTGTATGGGGTACCAGTACCATGCGTACAGGTGGAGATGACATTGCACAGGCACTGGCTCTTATGGGGGTACAACCCGTATGGCAGGCGGCTAACAGGCGGGTGTCTGATTTTGAGATCATTCCGCTTATTCAATTGAGAAGGCCACGCATCGATGTCATGCTACGTATTTCAGGGTTTTTCAGGGATGCATTTCCGGATGTGATCTCCTTGTTGAATGCAGTGGTAGAAAAGGTGGCTTTACTGGATGAACCGTTGGAACAGAATCCTATCCGCAAACGCTATCTCGCTGAAAAGCAGGAATGGCTCAATAAGGGATTGGATGAAACCAAGGCACATAAAAGATCTCTTTTCAGGGTTTTTGGTTCGAAGCCAGGTGCTTATGGCGCAGGGTTGCAGGCAGTAATAGATGAAAAGAACTGGCAGACGAGGGAAGACCTTGCTAAAATTTATATCAATTGGAGTGGGTATGCTTATGGTGCTGACCGCACAGGTGAATCTGCGCATGAGGTATTTGAAAAGCGTTTATCTGATCTGCAAATCGTGATGCATAATCAGGATAACAGGGAGCATGATATTCTCGATTCGGATGACTATTACCAGTTCCAGGGAGGCTTAGCAAATGCGGTGGAAACTATCAAAGGAGAGCAACCTTCTATTTATTTTGGAGACCATGCACGTCCGGAGACGCCGCGTATAAAGAGTTTAAAAGAAGAGTTGCTGAAAGTATATCGTTCAAGGGTGGTGAATCCGAAGTGGATTGCTGGTGTGAAGCGCCATGGTTATAAGGGGGCATTTGAGATGGCAGCTACTATGGATTATCTCTTTGCTTATGATGCGACGACTAATATGGTAGATGATTTTATGTATGAAGGGATTACCCAGGAATACCTGTTCAATGAAGCGAATCGTCAGTTCATCGAACAGGCAAATCCGTGGGCTTTGAAGGATATGACAGAACGTATGTTGGAAGCTATTCAACGGGGAATGTGGCAGACGCCAAAACCGGAGACGCTGGAAAAGCTGCAAAGTATGTTTGTGGATATGGAGTAG
- the cobW gene encoding cobalamin biosynthesis protein CobW, with translation MTSKIPVTIITGFLGSGKTTLIRNLIQNANGRRLAVIVNEFGEMGIDGDLIKSCCSNEEDVLELNNGCLCCTVQEEFLPVMLQLMDRKDTIDHIIIETSGLALPKPLLHAFNWPDLKSQITVDAVVTVVDLVGQATGEICDRERLQAQREADDSLDHETPIEELFEDQLSCADLVVLTKKDLLEGLQFDEVTGIISSKLRPNVKMVTANNGDLSADVLLGVQAAAENDLESRHSHHEEDHANGLDHHHDDDIDSIVVTVTAPHTPESLVAALKEMVAEHEIYRIKGFIDIPNKPMRMVLQGVSHRFDHYFDRKWKEGEVRKTSLVFIGDELMEKDLSALLHEKLN, from the coding sequence ATGACTTCCAAAATACCGGTAACCATCATTACGGGGTTCTTAGGCTCCGGAAAAACTACATTGATCCGCAACCTGATTCAGAACGCCAATGGTCGTCGACTTGCAGTAATTGTCAATGAATTTGGTGAAATGGGCATCGACGGAGACCTTATCAAATCCTGCTGCTCCAATGAAGAAGACGTACTTGAACTGAACAACGGTTGCCTGTGTTGTACCGTGCAGGAAGAGTTCCTGCCAGTGATGCTGCAATTGATGGATAGAAAAGATACGATCGATCATATCATCATCGAAACTTCAGGTCTTGCACTGCCCAAACCGCTGCTGCATGCATTTAACTGGCCTGACCTGAAATCACAGATCACTGTAGATGCAGTTGTCACTGTGGTAGACCTGGTAGGTCAGGCGACCGGCGAAATCTGTGACCGTGAACGCTTACAGGCACAGCGTGAGGCCGATGACTCCCTGGATCATGAAACACCGATCGAAGAACTTTTCGAAGACCAGCTCTCCTGTGCTGACCTCGTTGTATTAACTAAGAAAGATCTGCTGGAAGGATTACAGTTTGATGAAGTAACAGGTATTATAAGCAGCAAACTTCGTCCGAATGTGAAGATGGTGACTGCTAACAATGGCGACCTGTCTGCCGACGTACTGTTAGGCGTGCAGGCTGCTGCAGAAAACGACCTGGAAAGCCGTCACTCTCACCACGAGGAAGATCATGCCAATGGCCTGGATCACCATCACGATGATGATATCGACTCGATCGTGGTAACTGTAACGGCACCGCATACCCCGGAATCACTGGTAGCTGCGCTGAAAGAAATGGTGGCAGAGCATGAGATCTACCGAATCAAAGGGTTTATCGATATTCCCAATAAGCCTATGCGCATGGTATTGCAGGGCGTATCTCACCGTTTTGATCATTATTTTGATCGTAAATGGAAGGAGGGCGAAGTCCGCAAAACCAGTCTGGTATTCATCGGCGATGAACTGATGGAAAAAGACCTGTCCGCACTGTTACACGAAAAGTTAAACTAA
- a CDS encoding phosphotransferase, translated as MTHFPVVSSILSAQYLVPLFQVKYNLSRDTTCRLLKAGVNHSYLVTDGDNKYIFRIYCINWRTKKDIAEEIRLLNLLRTHAMPVSYPIADFDNDYVQLLHAPEGLRYGVLFSYAHGEKLLQYPTALHYKMGVAIARLHQVTENFKLDRVDYTPSVMVVDSFERLKGYLPLETEEMQWMQQAQDYLLKLYATIDHSSVRNGAVHMDLWFDNMNITNDGFTIFDFDFCGNGMLCYDLAYYILQVHSTERENMEVCKEKVAAFLDGYSSITPISEEEKALIPAFGISMYFFYLGIQCQRYEDWSNTFLNEVYLKRFIKLLIKRYADLYELAI; from the coding sequence ATGACACATTTTCCGGTAGTTAGTTCTATTTTGTCGGCCCAATACCTGGTCCCTTTATTTCAGGTGAAGTATAATTTGAGTCGTGATACGACCTGCAGATTGCTGAAAGCTGGCGTAAATCACAGTTATCTCGTGACCGATGGTGACAATAAGTACATCTTTAGGATATATTGCATCAACTGGCGTACGAAAAAGGATATTGCAGAAGAGATCCGTTTGTTAAATCTATTGCGCACACATGCTATGCCAGTCTCCTATCCTATTGCAGATTTTGACAACGACTATGTACAGCTACTGCATGCGCCGGAAGGGTTGCGGTATGGCGTGCTGTTTTCCTATGCCCATGGAGAAAAGCTTTTACAGTACCCGACAGCCCTACATTACAAAATGGGTGTTGCAATAGCACGTCTTCACCAGGTAACCGAAAATTTCAAACTGGATAGAGTAGACTATACCCCCTCTGTCATGGTAGTCGATTCATTTGAAAGACTGAAAGGTTATCTCCCATTGGAGACAGAAGAAATGCAATGGATGCAGCAGGCGCAGGACTACTTATTAAAGCTATACGCCACCATCGATCACTCCAGCGTGAGAAATGGTGCCGTGCACATGGACCTGTGGTTTGACAACATGAATATTACTAACGATGGGTTTACCATTTTCGACTTTGACTTTTGTGGCAATGGCATGCTCTGTTATGATCTGGCCTATTACATCCTGCAGGTACATAGTACAGAAAGAGAAAATATGGAGGTGTGTAAAGAAAAGGTAGCTGCTTTCCTGGACGGTTATTCTTCCATTACCCCCATCTCAGAAGAGGAAAAGGCATTGATCCCGGCCTTCGGTATAAGTATGTATTTCTTCTACCTGGGCATTCAGTGCCAGCGATATGAGGACTGGTCCAATACTTTCCTGAATGAAGTATACCTAAAGCGATTTATAAAATTATTAATAAAAAGATATGCAGACTTATATGAGTTAGCTATCTGA
- a CDS encoding M81 family metallopeptidase: MKRVFFLMASYCLMGGAIAQNKLPRIAIAGLAIESSTFSPATSDEAAFKAQYGNEVFKTYPFMSADSPLRKAAMWFPTITGHALPGGAVTKVAYESLVRKTLDSLKKHLPYDGLYFDIHGAMSVVGMEDPEGDFIVRIRKVVGTKTLISTSMDLHGNVSWRLAENTDLITCYRMAPHEDALDTKERAIRNLVERLKSGKGKPAYKAWIPVPILLPGEKTSTRIEPGKSLYAQVDPASRQPGVIDAAIWIGYAWADEPRNHAVVMVTGDDKENVTIAAEKLAKSFWDVRKQFEFVAPTATLQEALDAAVKSDKHPFYISDSGDNPTAGGAGDVTWTLTQILARPEFKSENGPTLIYASIPGPDLVKKAIELGVGKHIEAEAGAKVDARFAGPVKLSGTIESIEYGDKDAVVEVVVKVGSVHVIVTQKRKPYHKEKDFTRLGLNPRKADIVVVKIGYLEPELYNMRADWLLALTPGGVDQNLERLGYKHIVHPMFPVDMDMKDPDLKVRWVPAADKLKK; this comes from the coding sequence ATGAAACGTGTGTTTTTTCTAATGGCAAGTTATTGCCTTATGGGTGGCGCCATTGCGCAGAATAAGCTGCCCCGTATAGCTATCGCAGGCCTCGCTATCGAGTCCAGCACTTTCTCTCCTGCCACGTCAGACGAAGCGGCTTTCAAGGCGCAGTATGGCAATGAGGTATTTAAGACGTATCCATTTATGTCGGCAGATTCGCCCCTGCGAAAGGCTGCTATGTGGTTCCCGACAATTACGGGCCATGCATTGCCGGGTGGCGCGGTGACCAAAGTGGCATATGAGTCGCTGGTTAGAAAAACACTGGATTCATTGAAGAAACACCTCCCTTACGATGGATTGTATTTCGATATTCATGGAGCGATGAGTGTAGTGGGCATGGAAGATCCGGAAGGTGATTTTATAGTACGCATCCGCAAAGTAGTGGGTACGAAAACGCTGATCAGTACCTCTATGGACCTGCATGGAAATGTAAGCTGGCGACTGGCGGAAAATACAGATCTCATTACCTGTTATCGCATGGCGCCTCACGAAGATGCACTGGATACAAAGGAAAGAGCAATACGTAATCTCGTAGAACGCCTGAAAAGTGGTAAAGGGAAACCCGCCTACAAAGCCTGGATTCCAGTGCCAATCTTATTGCCGGGCGAAAAAACATCTACCCGAATAGAACCCGGTAAGAGTTTGTATGCGCAGGTAGATCCGGCTTCCAGACAACCCGGTGTAATTGATGCTGCAATCTGGATCGGGTATGCATGGGCAGATGAACCACGCAATCATGCAGTCGTAATGGTAACAGGTGATGACAAGGAAAATGTAACCATTGCCGCCGAAAAACTGGCAAAAAGCTTTTGGGATGTGCGCAAACAATTTGAATTTGTAGCACCGACTGCCACCTTGCAGGAAGCGCTGGATGCTGCCGTGAAAAGTGATAAACATCCTTTCTATATCAGTGATTCTGGTGATAATCCAACTGCGGGTGGTGCAGGCGATGTAACCTGGACATTGACGCAGATACTGGCACGACCTGAGTTTAAATCAGAGAATGGGCCTACATTGATTTATGCAAGTATCCCTGGCCCCGATTTGGTAAAGAAAGCCATAGAACTGGGTGTAGGAAAGCATATAGAAGCTGAAGCAGGAGCAAAGGTGGATGCGCGTTTTGCAGGTCCTGTGAAGCTGTCCGGTACGATTGAATCAATTGAATATGGTGATAAAGATGCTGTGGTAGAAGTCGTGGTAAAGGTAGGGAGTGTGCACGTGATCGTGACACAGAAGCGGAAACCTTATCACAAAGAGAAAGATTTTACACGGTTAGGATTGAATCCCCGTAAAGCAGATATTGTGGTGGTGAAGATTGGCTATCTGGAACCTGAATTGTATAATATGCGTGCAGATTGGCTGCTGGCGCTGACACCGGGTGGTGTGGATCAGAATTTGGAACGGTTAGGATATAAGCATATAGTGCATCCGATGTTTCCGGTTGATATGGATATGAAGGATCCGGATTTGAAAGTGAGGTGGGTACCTGCGGCAGATAAGTTGAAGAAATAG